A DNA window from Mytilus edulis chromosome 14, xbMytEdul2.2, whole genome shotgun sequence contains the following coding sequences:
- the LOC139503816 gene encoding tubulin polyglutamylase complex subunit 1-like isoform X1, whose protein sequence is MADKRKPNSADDRPQESDRQFLERSNVGTCMKDVLGKIIANRPEDPIAFMADYFDSLEEQTSLVARARQLIIMTHHSRPVFDINVRMAYETLQKSKCSKKLHGVNGTVYNELIRALCRDFPTLVINRLLRKIECLDFEAVTYDVFKSGVFTCCVLEDYLRLVEYLFNSLDFTKTGKCDKAVCDAVLEQLKTSLASNKTDARKIVESGYNLGPDGLFHVLDKAMKRDTHISTAFTLEMFTAECCEAFIAKVKDARDQRSAIKVKKLR, encoded by the exons ATGGCTGACAAGAGGAAACCAAATTCTGCAGATGATAGACCACAAGAATCAGATAGACAATTTCTAG AAAGAAGTAATGTAGGAACATGCATGAAAGATGTCTTGGGGAAGATCATTGCTAACAGACCAGAGGACCCAATAGCCTTCATGGCGGACTA CTTTGACTCATTAGAAGAACAGACTAGTTTAGTGGCTAGAGCACGACAGTTAATAATAATGACGCACCATAGTCGACCAGTCTTTGATATTAATGTCAGAATGGCATATGAGACATtacaaaagtctaaat GTAGTAAGAAGCTCCATGGGGTAAATGGTACAGTGTACAATGAACTCATCAGAGCCTTATGTAG agATTTTCCAACTTTAGTGATTAACAGACTATTAAGAAAGATAGAATGTTTAGATTTTGAGGCAGTAACTTATGATGTGTTTAAATCTGGTGTGTTCACATGTTGTGTGTTAGAAG ATTACCTAAGACTTGTagaatatttatttaattcaCTGGACTTTACCAAGACGGGGAAATGTGATAAAGCTGTGTGTGATGCTGTGTTGGAACAGTTAAAGACATCATTAGCTAGTAATAAAACAGATGCTAGAAA aattgttgAGTCAGGGTATAACTTAGGACCAGACGGATTATTTCATGTCTTAGATAAG gcGATGAAAAGGGACACACATATATCTACAGCTTTCACATTGGAAATGTTTACTGCAGAATGTTGTGAAGCATTTATTGCCAAG GTGAAAGATGCCAGGGATCAAAGATCAGCAATAAAG GTAAAGAAACTAAGATGA
- the LOC139503816 gene encoding tubulin polyglutamylase complex subunit 1-like isoform X2 codes for MADKRKPNSADDRPQESDRQFLERSNVGTCMKDVLGKIIANRPEDPIAFMADYFDSLEEQTSLVARARQLIIMTHHSRPVFDINVRMAYETLQKSKCSKKLHGVNGTVYNELIRALCRDFPTLVINRLLRKIECLDFEAVTYDVFKSGVFTCCVLEDYLRLVEYLFNSLDFTKTGKCDKAVCDAVLEQLKTSLASNKTDARKIVESGYNLGPDGLFHVLDKAMKRDTHISTAFTLEMFTAECCEAFIAKVKKLR; via the exons ATGGCTGACAAGAGGAAACCAAATTCTGCAGATGATAGACCACAAGAATCAGATAGACAATTTCTAG AAAGAAGTAATGTAGGAACATGCATGAAAGATGTCTTGGGGAAGATCATTGCTAACAGACCAGAGGACCCAATAGCCTTCATGGCGGACTA CTTTGACTCATTAGAAGAACAGACTAGTTTAGTGGCTAGAGCACGACAGTTAATAATAATGACGCACCATAGTCGACCAGTCTTTGATATTAATGTCAGAATGGCATATGAGACATtacaaaagtctaaat GTAGTAAGAAGCTCCATGGGGTAAATGGTACAGTGTACAATGAACTCATCAGAGCCTTATGTAG agATTTTCCAACTTTAGTGATTAACAGACTATTAAGAAAGATAGAATGTTTAGATTTTGAGGCAGTAACTTATGATGTGTTTAAATCTGGTGTGTTCACATGTTGTGTGTTAGAAG ATTACCTAAGACTTGTagaatatttatttaattcaCTGGACTTTACCAAGACGGGGAAATGTGATAAAGCTGTGTGTGATGCTGTGTTGGAACAGTTAAAGACATCATTAGCTAGTAATAAAACAGATGCTAGAAA aattgttgAGTCAGGGTATAACTTAGGACCAGACGGATTATTTCATGTCTTAGATAAG gcGATGAAAAGGGACACACATATATCTACAGCTTTCACATTGGAAATGTTTACTGCAGAATGTTGTGAAGCATTTATTGCCAAG GTAAAGAAACTAAGATGA